The sequence AAGACGATGATTCATCATCACACCTTTGTCTGAAAATGTCAGGATATCGGTGTTGTAAGGTGGAGCCGCAATCTCTATCCATGTGCCATAGACATTACTTGGACTGACAGATTGCTGGTGGGCTTGGTAAGCAAAGTAGCCGGCGGTGAAGGCAACCATAAAGCCAACTAATAGGAAGCCGTAGAGTAACGAGTTGGCAAATAGGTCTCTGCTTTTAGTCGGATTTTTTGCCATTATCTCTTCATTTTTCGACTGATATTGTCTTAGATTCTATTAACTAAAATCTTAGTTTGCAAAAATTGTTATAAGAGTTAGAAGCAGGATCGAATGTTCTAATAGATTTGATTGCGTTAGTGGTTTTTTAGCCTTGCTCCTCAGTATTTACGTTATCAATGAAAGCGAATTCCAGAAATGCTTAAGCTATGCGTATTTATTTCTTGTAGGAAAGTCTCGAATTGGTTAAAACAATTATCACCTAAATTTACGCATAGGCTTACTCGGTGAGCTCAATAAGTGCAATTTGAAGATAACAAGGAAGTACAATGATTAAAGAAAATACATACTTTGAAGGTGGCGTTAAGTCGTTAGCGTTTAACCAGTCTGGTGCTGATGTGAGTGTTGGTGTCATGGCGGCTGGTGAGTACACGTTTGGTACTGCAGCTCCAGAAAAGATGACCGTTGTTAAAGGTGCTTTGATTGTAAAGCGTGTTGGCGATGATGATTGGACGACATACCAATCTGGTGAGTCTTTTGACGTTGCGGGTGACTCTTCATTCGACCTACAGGTAAAAGAAGCGACGGCTTACCTGTGTGAGTACTTGTAATCAGGTCTAAATTTGTTCAATCAGGGCATCGTTTGTCCCTGCTTGAATAGAAAAAACCACGCTCTAGGAGCGTGGTTAAATAAGTGATAGTAACCGGCAGTGGATAGTGTCACTTGTTTTTGTAGTCATCAAATGGATGACCAAATCGTTGTTCGTTGCAAAATCTCTTCAATCTTCAAAGCTCAAAGCTCAAAGCTCAAAGCTCAAAGCCAAGACATCAGTAAGTCTCAAACACACCGTTGTTGTAGTCTTGAATTGTCTGTTCAATCTCTTCCATCGAGTTCATGACAAACGGACCATAGTGAACAACAGGTTCATTAATCGGTTCACCGGAAAAAATTAGTACCCCTGAATCTTCCAAGCTACCCAAAGCCAGCAAGTCAGCTTTGGTAAGCAGGGCAAGTTGACCTTGGTTGATCACTTTGTCGCCGATCTTAATACTGCCTCGGTACACGTAAGTCATGGCATTATGATTAACATTAGTCCCTAACGTGACTTTTTGCCCAGAATGAGAGCGCCAATCCGCAACGCTTAATGGCACACCTGTTTTCTGTAATGGACCTTGCGATCGTAAAGCCTCTGAATCATCGTCAGTTTGGTTGTGCAGTTCAAACTCTCCAGCAATCACTCTTAACAAACCACTTTGTTCATTTTGATGTTCCGCGATGCTTTCACTTTGATAATCGTGATACTGCGCCGGTTGCATTTTGTGTGTCGCAGGTTGGTTTATCCAAATCTGAAAACCATGCAGCGCACCTTCTTCCATCATTGGCATTTCGCTGTGAATGACACCACGGCCTGCGGCCATCCACTGTGCGCCACCGCTGCGCAGCTCTCCAACATTCCCCATATGGTCTTTGTGTTGGAAGTGACCTTGGAGCATGTAAGTGAGCGTTTCTATCCCACGGTGAGGGTGTGGAGGAAAGCCGCCAACATAGTCTTTGCTTTCATCCGATTTAAGTTCATCAATCATCAAAAATGGAGAGAAGCGCGTGTTATTAAAACCCGTGAGTCGTTGGATTTTGACACCATCACCGTCTGAGGTGGCATGCGCTGCAATCACATGATCTACTGCTCTTACATTCGTCATTTTGAAACCCTCATATACTTGAATAGCTGTAGTTTATGTAATTTGATTGAAAAAGAAGATGGCACAGCGTTGAGTGACTTATTCGAAAATCTTGAACAGGTAACAATATGAAATTATGTCTATACTTGAATAGAGAGTAGACCGCCAAGGAGGCCGCTATGGCAGTTCAGCAAAAACATGGCGAAAGGCATGGTCGGATGGGTTTTGATAACGACTTTACAACGGAGCAAAGTCAGCGTTTTACAGAAGTTGCAAACAGCGCGGTTAAACGCCGCGTCAAAAAACGTGAGATTGAAGCACCGTTTATTCAGTCGGCTAAGCAAGCTGCTTTTAAAACAGTGGTGAGGCGACCTAAAGGTAATAACCCAAACCGAACACGGCAAGTCATATGGATTATTATGATCGGGTTAGTGAGCCTTTGGCTTATGTACCTTGCAGGTTAGCAGCGCCGCTAAGTTATAGGGCTGGCTAGCGTTGACGAGTTTTTAATAGCGTAACATTGTTCCCTTCGATCTTTGCTTCAAGACAATCTTCAAGTTCAGAAGAATCTGACCCTGAGCAGGTTAGATTCGTAGGTAGTTCTTCTATCAAGGTTGATACTGGGTTGTCGTGATAATAAGCGTATCGGTTTTTTCCTGAATGCTTG is a genomic window of Vibrio crassostreae containing:
- a CDS encoding DUF2850 domain-containing protein; the protein is MAKNPTKSRDLFANSLLYGFLLVGFMVAFTAGYFAYQAHQQSVSPSNVYGTWIEIAAPPYNTDILTFSDKGVMMNHRLITTSFDFDGKIVTINTGSGTTVYTISGTYDSPRLKRLEPSVPSQQFVKEGYEDTAIGDTHSVMQQRRASLAEQFKR
- the ppnP gene encoding pyrimidine/purine nucleoside phosphorylase — encoded protein: MIKENTYFEGGVKSLAFNQSGADVSVGVMAAGEYTFGTAAPEKMTVVKGALIVKRVGDDDWTTYQSGESFDVAGDSSFDLQVKEATAYLCEYL
- a CDS encoding pirin family protein, whose translation is MTNVRAVDHVIAAHATSDGDGVKIQRLTGFNNTRFSPFLMIDELKSDESKDYVGGFPPHPHRGIETLTYMLQGHFQHKDHMGNVGELRSGGAQWMAAGRGVIHSEMPMMEEGALHGFQIWINQPATHKMQPAQYHDYQSESIAEHQNEQSGLLRVIAGEFELHNQTDDDSEALRSQGPLQKTGVPLSVADWRSHSGQKVTLGTNVNHNAMTYVYRGSIKIGDKVINQGQLALLTKADLLALGSLEDSGVLIFSGEPINEPVVHYGPFVMNSMEEIEQTIQDYNNGVFETY